The Rhinoraja longicauda isolate Sanriku21f chromosome 15, sRhiLon1.1, whole genome shotgun sequence genome includes a region encoding these proteins:
- the LOC144600731 gene encoding interferon-inducible GTPase 5-like, translated as MGGGSSSQQAAQSETPTIFTQDELSKLKSDFQTGGVEKIKPLIEKKMKELDKAELNIAVTGDTGTGKSTFINTMRGLRSKDEGAAAVGTIETTKEPTGYPHPNLPNVRYWDLPGIGSPQFKEGSYLKEMQLKKFDYFIIVIASRFTENDAKLANEIKRLGKRFYFVRSKIDADLNAILMEWKEVDENAELEKIRSDCVSMLGKVGITDPRVFLISSFKQDQYDFGELNKALEGDLPNIQKRIFVLALPNHSVEIIQKKSEWLKKGIWALAILSGAVGAIPVPGVSLACDIGVLIGAIIHFRKCLGLNDTSLQRLVNRTGKSMDQLKAAAKTPLLGEITPGVIMRISWGVVAVTVSALEFALYFVPVIGSIFGAGSSFVMTFKILRDALKELTESAERVVRVAFDIRT; from the coding sequence tcaaCAGGCGGCTCAGTCTGAGACCCCCACAATCTTCACGCAGGATGAGCTCAGCAAACTGAAGTCCGACTTCCAAACGGGTGGTGTGGAAAAGATTAAACCGTTGATAGAGAAGAAGATGAAAGAACTGGACAAGGCCGAGCTGAACATCGCCGTGACGGGGGACACGGGTACAGGAAAATCCACCTTCATCAACACCATGAGAGGGCTTCGTAGCAAAGATGAGGGAGCGGCTGCGGTTGGCACCATAGAAACTACAAAGGAGCCAACCGGATACCCACATCCCAATCTGCCCAATGTCCGCTACTGGGACCTGCCGGGGATCGGATCTCCACAATTCAAGGAGGGTTCCTATCTGAAGGAAATGCAATTAAAAAAATTTGATTACTTCATCATCGTGATAGCTAGTCGATTCACAGAGAATGATGCAAAACTTGCCAATGAGATTAAGCGGCTGGGGAAGAGATTCTATTTTGTTCGCTCGAAGATTGACGCTGACCTTAATGCAATCTTAATGGAATGGAAGGAAGTTGATGAAAATGCAGAATTGGAAAAGATCCGGAGTGACTGTGTCAGTATGTTGGGGAAGGTCGGGATCACTGATCCCAGGGTGTTCCTGATATCCAGTTTTAAACAGGATCAGTATGATTTTGGTGAGTTGAATAAAGCACTGGAAGGTGATTTACCAAATATACAGAAAAGGATCTTTGTCCTGGCCCTTCCCAACCACAGCGTAGAGATTATTCAGAAGAAAAGTGAGTGGCTGAAGAAGGGGATCTGGGCATTGGCGATCCTCTCGGGAGCAGTAGGTGCCATCCCAGTCCCTGGAGTCTCTCTCGCGTGTGAcattggggtactgattggagCAATCATCCATTTCAGGAAATGCCTGGGTCTTAATGACACTTCCCTTCAGCGACTGGTCAACAGAACAGGTAAATCCATGGATCAGCTGAAAGCAGCAGCAAAAACTCCCCTGCTGGGAGAAATAACTCCAGGTGTAATTATGAGGATAAGTTGGGGAGTTGTTGCTGTTACGGTTTCAGCCCTGGAATTTGCTCTATACTTTGTCCCAGTCATCGGCTCCATTTTTGGAGCAGGTTCATCATTTGTCATGACCTTCAAGATCCTGAGAGATGCGCTGAAGGAACTGACGGAGAGTGCGGAGAGGGTGGTGAGGGTAGCGTTtgacattagaacatag